From Streptomyces asiaticus, one genomic window encodes:
- a CDS encoding DUF3592 domain-containing protein, translated as MAVPGADLLCVAVGLLLYACAVRDARLVRRLRREGVRTEGVVVANVVDRRERNRHPTQTPVIRFHDHQGYVVEFTTAIQGVGLGLATGRRVDVRYLPGESQKARVWMRRHILGPAAGLTLGGTLFLGFGLVIAFS; from the coding sequence ATGGCCGTGCCCGGAGCCGATCTGCTGTGCGTCGCGGTCGGATTGCTGCTCTACGCCTGCGCCGTCCGCGACGCCCGGCTGGTGCGAAGGCTGCGCCGCGAGGGGGTCCGTACGGAGGGCGTGGTGGTCGCCAACGTCGTGGACCGCCGGGAGCGGAACCGGCACCCGACCCAGACGCCGGTCATCCGGTTCCACGACCACCAGGGCTACGTGGTGGAGTTCACCACCGCGATCCAGGGCGTCGGCCTGGGCCTGGCGACCGGCCGGAGGGTGGACGTGAGGTACCTCCCGGGCGAGTCGCAGAAGGCCCGGGTATGGATGCGGCGCCACATACTCGGCCCGGCGGCGGGCCTGACCCTGGGCGGCACGCTCTTCCTCGGCTTCGGCCTGGTGATCGCCTTCAGCTGA
- a CDS encoding TetR/AcrR family transcriptional regulator yields the protein MTAAPNSSLRERKKRRTRQTLIDTALELFTRRGFGGVTLDELCEEVEVSKRTFFRTFTSKEDVAMAPDQDLWRAFLEELETAEPDGLPVVELGRDALLAALARMDDEGWARRLLLSRRLAERTPSMGAHGLQFCEATTQEALQILHRRFGLGGPGDLRPRLAVDMLIAAFHGALASWVARADEADAAVGAGRTEPPTAGELADRLREAVAALPASLALTAADGGDGGDGG from the coding sequence GTGACTGCCGCTCCCAACTCCTCACTGCGCGAACGCAAGAAGCGGCGCACCCGTCAGACGCTGATAGACACCGCGCTGGAGCTGTTCACCCGGCGCGGCTTCGGCGGGGTGACGCTGGATGAGCTGTGCGAGGAGGTGGAGGTCTCCAAGCGCACCTTCTTCCGCACCTTCACCAGCAAGGAAGATGTCGCGATGGCCCCCGACCAGGATCTGTGGCGGGCCTTCCTGGAGGAGCTGGAGACCGCGGAGCCGGACGGGCTGCCGGTGGTGGAGCTGGGGCGGGACGCGCTGCTGGCCGCGCTGGCGCGGATGGACGACGAGGGCTGGGCCCGCCGGTTGCTGCTCAGCCGGCGGCTGGCCGAGCGGACGCCCTCGATGGGCGCGCACGGTTTGCAGTTCTGCGAGGCCACCACACAGGAGGCGCTGCAGATCCTGCACCGCAGGTTCGGCCTCGGGGGGCCGGGCGACCTGCGGCCGCGGCTGGCCGTGGACATGCTGATCGCCGCGTTCCACGGGGCGCTGGCGAGCTGGGTGGCGCGGGCGGATGAGGCCGACGCGGCGGTTGGCGCGGGCCGTACCGAGCCGCCCACCGCCGGGGAACTGGCCGACCGCCTCCGCGAGGCCGTCGCCGCCCTCCCCGCGAGCCTCGCCCTGACGGCCGCGGATGGCGGGGACGGCGGGGACGGTGGTTGA
- a CDS encoding zinc-binding dehydrogenase has translation MRALLVDHSSPSGLRIGEAADPEPAPHQALVRVTATSLNYGEVSHRTEAPDGTVLGWDAAGVVERAAADGSGPAAGTPVVTLGADGGWAELRAVDTGTLGLPPAGADPGAISTIPVAGGSALRALRRIGDTLGRRILITGATGGVGRYAVQLARLGGAYVIATTGDPATHGDDLRALGAHEVIAKPEEVGEPVHGVVDMVGGPQLVAAYDKLAAHGTLVSVGHVTGQPETFPFGALYGNEGRHNRSIVTFYLLDRPDIGPDLTWLGERLAAGDLDPQIAWRGGWDRADEAIATLLDRRLHGKAVLDIS, from the coding sequence ATGCGCGCCCTGCTCGTTGACCACTCCTCCCCCTCCGGCCTCCGCATCGGCGAAGCCGCCGACCCCGAACCCGCCCCCCACCAGGCCCTGGTCCGGGTGACCGCCACGTCCCTCAACTACGGCGAGGTCTCCCACCGGACCGAGGCCCCCGACGGCACCGTGCTGGGCTGGGACGCCGCCGGAGTGGTCGAGCGCGCGGCCGCCGACGGCTCGGGACCGGCCGCCGGAACCCCCGTCGTCACCCTGGGCGCGGACGGCGGCTGGGCGGAGCTGCGCGCGGTGGACACCGGAACGCTCGGCCTCCCACCCGCCGGTGCCGACCCCGGCGCGATCAGCACCATCCCGGTCGCGGGCGGCAGCGCCCTGCGCGCACTGCGCCGGATCGGCGACACCCTCGGCCGGCGCATCCTGATCACGGGCGCCACCGGCGGGGTCGGCCGGTACGCCGTCCAGCTCGCCCGGCTCGGCGGCGCGTACGTCATCGCCACCACCGGCGATCCCGCCACCCACGGCGACGACCTACGGGCGCTCGGCGCGCATGAGGTGATCGCGAAGCCGGAGGAGGTCGGCGAGCCGGTGCACGGAGTCGTGGACATGGTCGGCGGACCACAGCTGGTGGCCGCGTACGACAAGCTCGCCGCGCACGGCACCCTGGTCTCCGTCGGCCATGTCACGGGCCAGCCCGAGACCTTCCCGTTCGGCGCCCTCTACGGCAACGAAGGCCGCCACAACCGCTCCATCGTCACCTTCTACCTCCTCGACCGCCCTGACATCGGCCCGGACCTGACCTGGCTCGGCGAGCGCCTCGCGGCGGGCGACCTGGACCCGCAGATCGCCTGGCGCGGCGGCTGGGACCGCGCGGACGAAGCCATCGCGACCCTCCTGGACCGCCGCCTCCACGGCAAGGCGGTCCTCGACATCAGCTGA
- a CDS encoding GNAT family N-acetyltransferase → MSLVRIGDVESVWDDLVGIYKECWAHKLHLPHYAPETFGERLHRHAAEPGWEAVVAYDSGEPVGYLYANRLTGADDRWWRRTRPAPGPELVGASTVAVKEMMVRRPWRGRGIARRLHDVLLAGRAETQASLMVNPLNEDGKVQALYTAWGYRAVGTAQSSPEAPVLTVMVLS, encoded by the coding sequence GTGAGCCTCGTCCGGATCGGGGACGTGGAGTCCGTGTGGGATGACCTGGTCGGGATCTACAAGGAGTGCTGGGCGCACAAGCTCCACCTGCCGCACTACGCCCCGGAGACATTCGGGGAGCGGCTGCACCGGCATGCCGCCGAACCGGGGTGGGAGGCCGTGGTGGCGTATGACTCGGGTGAGCCCGTCGGCTATCTCTACGCCAACCGGCTCACCGGAGCGGACGACCGCTGGTGGCGGCGTACGCGTCCGGCGCCCGGGCCGGAGCTGGTGGGGGCTTCCACCGTCGCGGTGAAGGAGATGATGGTCCGCCGACCGTGGCGCGGGCGGGGGATCGCCCGCCGGCTGCACGACGTCCTGCTGGCCGGGCGGGCCGAGACGCAAGCCTCGTTGATGGTGAACCCGCTGAACGAGGACGGGAAGGTGCAGGCCCTCTACACGGCGTGGGGATACCGCGCGGTGGGCACCGCGCAGTCCTCGCCGGAGGCGCCGGTCCTGACGGTGATGGTTCTCAGCTGA
- a CDS encoding helix-turn-helix domain-containing protein → MDVGLTRVDIGSILRGARCAARLTQAQVGQACGYSASAVSRIESGRMRLDYAALVRFAAFLNVPLDRLTATPVPDAPTVDTVERPLGEEDAVRRRNLLTGALAAGATAVVGAAPAGAASGTADPAAGLEDALFRLPSAAPVPLACLVQQTAAARSDFCAARYAALGRALPGLLAAASATRDASSGRERERASMALARAYVLAAELALKQHNDAAWVAADRALTAARASGHPVPIGESSRVLAITMRRSGRSPAAVRLLTREAADLDAGQSPTGAVRTTLMLTAAYTAASSRDRATALGLLDEAREETERCQAVPGLFTVDVSRTQVDVYRIGVLNALGTPDEGVKVAARLNIDSMPTAERRARAWTDTARMWHALGDQPQTFAALRRVEQEAPQEVRRPALRALTADLLHTPARVPGVREFAARTGALPD, encoded by the coding sequence ATGGACGTTGGTTTAACGAGAGTTGACATCGGGTCGATCCTTCGTGGCGCCCGCTGCGCCGCCCGCCTCACTCAGGCGCAAGTCGGGCAGGCGTGTGGCTACTCCGCGTCGGCCGTCTCGCGGATCGAGTCCGGCCGCATGCGGCTCGACTACGCCGCGCTGGTGCGGTTCGCAGCGTTCTTGAACGTCCCACTCGACCGGCTCACCGCGACTCCTGTGCCGGACGCACCCACGGTCGATACGGTGGAGCGTCCATTGGGCGAGGAGGATGCGGTGCGTCGTAGGAATCTGCTCACCGGTGCGTTGGCGGCCGGGGCAACGGCCGTCGTAGGTGCCGCACCAGCCGGTGCCGCATCCGGCACCGCCGACCCGGCGGCCGGGCTTGAGGACGCGCTCTTCCGGCTCCCCTCCGCTGCCCCGGTTCCGCTGGCCTGCCTCGTCCAGCAGACGGCGGCCGCGCGATCGGATTTCTGTGCCGCTCGCTATGCCGCTCTGGGCCGCGCGCTTCCGGGCCTGCTCGCCGCAGCCTCGGCGACGCGGGACGCGTCGAGCGGGCGGGAGCGAGAGCGGGCGAGCATGGCGCTCGCGCGGGCATACGTGCTGGCTGCCGAACTGGCGCTCAAACAGCACAACGATGCGGCCTGGGTGGCCGCCGACCGTGCGCTGACCGCGGCCCGGGCCAGCGGCCACCCGGTTCCGATCGGTGAGTCCTCGCGGGTGCTCGCGATCACCATGCGGCGGTCGGGGCGTAGCCCGGCCGCGGTGCGGCTGCTCACCCGGGAGGCGGCCGATTTGGATGCCGGGCAGTCCCCGACCGGGGCTGTGCGCACGACGCTGATGTTGACGGCCGCGTACACAGCGGCCAGCAGCAGGGACCGCGCCACGGCCCTGGGCCTGCTGGACGAGGCTCGGGAGGAGACAGAGCGGTGCCAGGCGGTACCGGGCCTGTTCACCGTGGACGTCAGCCGGACGCAGGTGGACGTGTATCGCATCGGCGTGCTCAACGCACTCGGCACGCCTGACGAGGGTGTGAAGGTCGCCGCAAGGCTGAACATCGACTCCATGCCGACGGCGGAGCGCCGTGCCCGTGCCTGGACGGACACAGCCCGCATGTGGCACGCCCTCGGCGACCAGCCGCAGACCTTCGCGGCGCTCCGCCGGGTGGAGCAGGAGGCGCCGCAGGAAGTGCGGCGGCCGGCGCTGCGGGCCCTGACGGCGGACCTGTTGCACACGCCCGCGCGCGTGCCGGGCGTGCGGGAATTCGCGGCCCGCACCGGGGCCCTGCCGGACTGA
- the tgmA gene encoding putative ATP-grasp-modified RiPP, giving the protein MTTMMISKPSPLTPTGTGHPAYTQSLPCTEESVRIARLSVAATLRAWGLEDLVDDARLITSELATNAIRHTAHRIPDPEQRGCFRLKVERPSDNLVRISTFDRSRAVPRVVQASETAESGRGMTVVEAVSCRWGIDSKPWGKGVWAECATPDRPAPGRPWGLRRLGPYPTAGEMPFITVTIDPDTQTGVFRDRAGLVVEMGRHGTSSATSTSTVTNLDSRNDAGSDQDSQQD; this is encoded by the coding sequence ATGACCACGATGATGATCAGCAAGCCCTCACCGCTCACCCCCACCGGAACCGGCCATCCGGCCTACACCCAGTCGCTCCCCTGCACCGAGGAGTCCGTGCGCATCGCGCGGCTGTCCGTCGCCGCGACCCTGCGAGCCTGGGGACTGGAGGACCTGGTGGACGACGCCCGCTTGATCACCTCCGAGCTGGCCACCAACGCCATCCGGCACACCGCCCACCGCATCCCCGACCCCGAGCAGCGCGGCTGCTTCCGCCTCAAGGTCGAACGCCCCAGCGACAACCTCGTGCGCATTTCCACGTTCGACCGGTCCCGCGCCGTCCCGCGCGTCGTCCAGGCGAGCGAGACCGCTGAGTCCGGGCGCGGCATGACCGTGGTGGAAGCCGTCTCCTGCCGGTGGGGCATCGATTCCAAGCCGTGGGGCAAAGGAGTCTGGGCGGAGTGCGCCACCCCGGACCGGCCCGCCCCGGGCCGCCCGTGGGGCCTGCGCCGACTCGGCCCGTACCCCACGGCGGGGGAGATGCCGTTCATCACCGTCACCATCGACCCGGACACCCAGACCGGCGTGTTCCGCGACCGTGCCGGCCTGGTGGTCGAGATGGGCAGGCACGGCACCAGCTCCGCCACCTCGACATCGACCGTGACGAACCTGGACTCGCGCAACGACGCGGGCTCCGACCAGGACTCCCAGCAGGACTGA
- the tgmB gene encoding ATP-grasp ribosomal peptide maturase, with protein MADTKPVLVVTEPLDITADMVITRLNERGIPVIRCNPADLPTGELTISARFGGRPATAPVAGRLRTPSRAADLEHVRAVYWRRPVWPAFEHLDADDARYAAAQVRHGIAGVLHALDGPLWVNHPVRNAAADHKPTQLATAVRLGLTVPATLVTNDPGEARRFIAAHGRVITKTLRWTPYERDGIGMTSWAEPVTADEVDDSVSVAPHLFQARVDKVADLRVLVVGRQSFAVRIDSGLLDWRKDYSALSYRVVDLPDRLEKALLTCLDHFGLRSGSFDLALDRDGEPHWLELNPNGQWGWLEERTGLPMAAAFADLLQGDTSR; from the coding sequence ATGGCCGACACCAAACCGGTCCTGGTGGTCACGGAACCGCTCGACATCACCGCCGACATGGTGATCACTCGCCTCAACGAGCGCGGCATTCCCGTGATCCGCTGCAACCCCGCAGACCTCCCGACCGGGGAGCTGACAATCTCGGCGCGGTTCGGCGGGCGCCCGGCCACCGCCCCGGTGGCCGGGCGGCTCCGTACCCCGTCGAGGGCCGCCGACCTGGAACACGTACGGGCGGTGTACTGGCGCCGCCCCGTCTGGCCCGCTTTCGAGCACCTGGACGCGGACGACGCGCGCTATGCCGCCGCGCAGGTCCGCCACGGAATCGCGGGCGTCCTCCACGCCCTCGACGGCCCGCTATGGGTCAACCACCCCGTCCGCAACGCGGCGGCCGACCACAAACCCACCCAACTCGCCACAGCCGTACGCCTCGGCCTCACCGTGCCCGCGACGCTGGTGACCAACGACCCCGGCGAGGCCCGCAGGTTCATCGCCGCGCACGGGCGAGTGATCACCAAGACCCTGCGATGGACCCCGTACGAGCGAGACGGCATCGGCATGACGAGCTGGGCAGAGCCGGTCACCGCCGACGAGGTCGACGACAGCGTGTCCGTGGCACCGCACCTGTTCCAGGCCCGTGTGGACAAGGTGGCCGACCTTCGAGTGCTGGTCGTCGGGCGGCAGTCGTTCGCCGTCCGTATCGACTCCGGCCTGCTGGACTGGCGCAAGGACTACTCCGCCCTCTCGTACCGCGTGGTAGACCTGCCGGATCGGCTGGAAAAGGCGCTCCTCACCTGTCTCGACCACTTCGGCCTCCGCTCCGGGAGCTTTGACCTCGCCCTCGACCGCGACGGCGAACCCCACTGGCTCGAGCTGAACCCGAACGGCCAATGGGGGTGGCTGGAGGAGAGGACCGGCCTGCCGATGGCCGCCGCCTTCGCCGACCTACTTCAAGGAGACACCTCCCGATGA
- the tgmC gene encoding ATP-grasp peptide maturase system methyltransferase has protein sequence MTPDTAPERRALADRLQEAEVLAHPKWRAAVEAVPRELFLRPGVFLPADDGHWRPATALGTDPKEWSEIAYRDESLVTQLDGHLTADQATEPVPGVPTSSSTTPVTVVGMIEALDIEDGDTALEIGTGTGYSTALMCHRLGEDNVTTIEVDPGVATRADAALEAAGYSTWTVTGDGLFGHPRRAPYDRVIATCAVRRIPHTWVRQTRPGGTILTTLAPGSWAYGTGLAKVTVNDDGTAEGRIIGESSFMQARSQAVEPLAGDLSARTSYADSERKAKVPLTLLEEWMPAFLAQLAAPGAQLVRATGGDGASQRYVFDADRESFAAFTENCSGWTVRQGGPVALWDDIERTLLAWQDAERPDISTVRLRVTPRSHTYWIGDRPALRWEHRLG, from the coding sequence ATGACCCCCGACACCGCACCGGAGCGGCGCGCCCTCGCCGACCGGCTCCAGGAGGCAGAAGTCCTCGCCCATCCGAAGTGGCGCGCGGCGGTCGAGGCCGTACCCCGTGAGCTGTTCCTCCGGCCCGGCGTGTTCCTGCCCGCCGACGATGGGCACTGGCGGCCCGCCACCGCACTCGGCACCGACCCGAAGGAATGGTCCGAGATCGCCTACCGCGACGAGTCCCTGGTGACACAACTGGACGGGCACCTCACCGCCGACCAGGCCACCGAACCCGTTCCCGGCGTGCCCACGTCGTCGTCCACCACGCCCGTCACCGTCGTCGGCATGATCGAGGCCCTGGACATCGAGGACGGTGACACCGCGCTGGAGATCGGCACCGGTACCGGCTACTCCACCGCCCTGATGTGCCACCGGCTCGGAGAGGACAACGTCACCACGATCGAAGTGGACCCGGGTGTGGCCACCCGTGCGGATGCCGCCCTGGAGGCCGCCGGATACTCCACATGGACCGTGACCGGCGACGGGCTATTCGGCCACCCCCGCCGCGCCCCCTACGACCGCGTCATCGCCACGTGTGCGGTACGCCGCATCCCCCACACCTGGGTACGCCAGACCAGGCCGGGCGGCACCATCCTCACCACCCTCGCGCCCGGCTCCTGGGCATACGGCACCGGCCTCGCCAAGGTCACCGTGAACGACGACGGCACGGCCGAGGGGCGGATCATCGGGGAGTCGTCGTTCATGCAGGCCCGTTCCCAGGCCGTCGAACCACTCGCCGGGGACCTCTCGGCCCGCACCTCCTACGCCGACAGCGAGCGCAAGGCGAAGGTGCCACTGACGCTGCTGGAGGAGTGGATGCCCGCCTTCCTCGCCCAGCTCGCCGCGCCCGGCGCCCAGCTCGTACGCGCCACCGGCGGCGATGGTGCCTCACAACGCTACGTGTTCGACGCCGACCGCGAATCCTTCGCCGCGTTCACCGAGAACTGCTCCGGCTGGACCGTCCGGCAAGGCGGTCCGGTGGCGCTGTGGGACGACATCGAGCGGACGCTCCTCGCCTGGCAGGACGCCGAACGTCCCGACATCAGCACCGTGCGGCTCCGCGTCACCCCCCGCTCGCATACGTACTGGATCGGCGACCGGCCCGCACTGCGCTGGGAACACCGGCTCGGCTGA
- the smpB gene encoding SsrA-binding protein SmpB, which translates to MAKETGRKLIAQNKKARHDYHILDTYECGLVLTGTEVKSLRQGRASLADGFAQLDGGEAWLHNVHIPEYSQGTWTNHSARRRRKLLLHRAEIDKLIGKTQETGHTLVPLALYFKDGRAKVEVALAKGKKEYDKRQTLREKQDRREAERAISAARRRQRA; encoded by the coding sequence ATGGCTAAAGAGACGGGTCGCAAGCTGATCGCGCAGAACAAGAAGGCGCGGCACGACTATCACATCCTGGACACCTACGAGTGCGGTCTGGTGCTGACCGGGACCGAGGTGAAGTCGCTGCGCCAGGGGCGGGCCTCGCTCGCGGACGGCTTCGCCCAGCTCGACGGCGGCGAGGCGTGGCTGCACAACGTGCACATCCCCGAGTACAGCCAGGGCACCTGGACCAACCACTCGGCACGCCGCCGGCGCAAGCTGCTGCTGCACCGGGCGGAGATCGACAAGCTGATCGGCAAGACCCAGGAGACGGGCCACACCCTGGTGCCGCTGGCCCTGTACTTCAAGGACGGCCGGGCCAAGGTCGAGGTCGCGCTGGCCAAGGGCAAGAAGGAGTACGACAAGCGCCAGACCCTCCGCGAGAAGCAGGACCGCCGCGAGGCCGAGCGGGCGATCTCGGCGGCCCGCCGCCGCCAGCGCGCCTGA
- a CDS encoding S41 family peptidase — MSGPCLFVHPRRIRRGAALTLVFASVLATGAAVGSWGAEPGSRRDPQAARIPARAYVGAVESDQVKAAAAAAQEDGKSGSKAAREVVSRSGDRWGAVYSAREYEGYRQTLDGAYVGVGISARRDVQGRIAVERVEPGSPAQKAGIRAGDRLRTVDHKTVTGRPVTEVVALLRGPADGSPGTRVELGLRRDGHEWTQELRRARLTTDPVTVDRLSGYDDHRPGTVRIKVDSFTKGTGERIRRAVRSIPRGDGILLDLRGNSGGLVSEAVTAASSFLDGGLVATYDVRGDQRVLDARSGGDTDTPLVVLVDGGTMSAAELLTGALQDRGRAVVVGSRTFGKGSVQMPSELPDGSVAELTVGHYRTPAGRNVDGEGIDPDLTVSGDDGPSAEARARTVLSGLGGGS; from the coding sequence ATGTCGGGCCCGTGTTTGTTCGTCCATCCCCGCCGCATTCGCCGCGGGGCCGCCCTGACATTGGTCTTCGCCAGCGTGCTCGCCACCGGGGCGGCCGTCGGTTCCTGGGGCGCCGAGCCCGGATCGCGCCGGGACCCCCAAGCCGCCCGGATACCGGCCCGCGCCTACGTCGGCGCGGTCGAGAGCGACCAGGTCAAGGCGGCCGCGGCCGCGGCCCAGGAGGACGGGAAGTCCGGTTCCAAGGCCGCTCGCGAGGTGGTGAGCCGCAGCGGAGACCGGTGGGGCGCGGTCTACAGCGCCCGTGAGTACGAGGGCTACCGCCAGACCCTCGACGGCGCTTACGTCGGCGTCGGGATCTCCGCCCGCCGGGACGTCCAGGGGCGGATCGCGGTGGAGCGCGTGGAGCCCGGCAGCCCTGCCCAGAAGGCCGGGATCCGGGCCGGTGACCGACTGCGCACGGTCGACCACAAGACCGTGACCGGGCGGCCCGTCACCGAGGTCGTGGCCCTGCTGCGCGGCCCCGCCGACGGCTCCCCGGGCACCCGGGTGGAGCTCGGGCTGCGGCGCGACGGCCACGAATGGACGCAGGAGCTCCGCCGGGCCCGGCTGACCACGGACCCGGTGACCGTCGACCGGCTCAGCGGCTACGACGACCACAGACCCGGCACCGTCCGGATCAAGGTCGACTCGTTCACCAAGGGCACCGGAGAGCGCATCCGGCGCGCGGTGCGCTCCATCCCCCGGGGCGACGGCATACTGCTCGATCTGCGGGGCAACTCCGGCGGGCTGGTCTCCGAGGCCGTCACCGCCGCCTCCTCCTTCCTCGACGGTGGCCTGGTCGCCACCTATGACGTCCGCGGTGACCAGCGAGTCCTCGACGCGCGATCGGGCGGTGACACCGACACCCCGCTGGTGGTGCTGGTCGACGGCGGCACCATGAGCGCCGCCGAGCTGCTCACCGGCGCCCTCCAGGACCGCGGCCGCGCCGTGGTCGTGGGCTCCCGGACCTTCGGCAAGGGCTCGGTCCAGATGCCCAGCGAACTCCCCGACGGCTCGGTCGCCGAGCTCACCGTCGGCCACTACCGGACCCCCGCCGGGCGTAACGTCGACGGCGAGGGCATCGACCCGGACCTCACGGTCAGTGGCGACGACGGCCCGTCCGCGGAGGCGCGGGCGCGCACGGTATTGAGTGGCCTCGGGGGCGGGTCCTAG
- the ftsX gene encoding permease-like cell division protein FtsX, with product MRAQFVLSEIGVGLRRNLTMTFAVIVSVALSLALFGGSLLMREQVSTMKGYWYDKVNVSIFLCNKNDKETAANCTKGAVTEAQKQEIASELKRMNIVESVQFETSEEAYKHYKEQFGDSPLAASLTPDQMQESFRIKLKDPERFDVISTAFAARPGVQEVQDQKKLVGDLFNLLNGMNFAALGVMTLMLIVALMLIVNTVRVSAFSRRRETGIMRLVGASSFYIQMPFIMEAAIAGLLGAGFACVLLVSGQYFLVNNWLVDKIDVINFIGWDAVLAKLPLVLAIGLLMPALAAFVALRKYLKV from the coding sequence ATGCGCGCCCAGTTCGTCCTGTCGGAGATCGGCGTCGGTCTCCGCCGCAATCTCACGATGACCTTCGCGGTCATCGTCTCCGTGGCCCTCTCGCTCGCCCTGTTCGGCGGGTCCCTGCTCATGCGCGAGCAGGTGAGCACGATGAAGGGCTACTGGTACGACAAGGTCAACGTCTCGATCTTCCTCTGCAACAAGAACGACAAGGAGACCGCGGCCAACTGCACCAAGGGTGCGGTCACCGAGGCGCAGAAGCAGGAGATCGCGTCCGAGCTCAAGCGGATGAACATCGTCGAGTCGGTGCAGTTCGAGACCAGTGAGGAGGCGTACAAGCACTACAAGGAGCAGTTCGGCGACTCGCCGCTGGCCGCCTCGCTGACCCCGGACCAGATGCAGGAGTCCTTCCGCATCAAGCTGAAGGACCCCGAACGCTTCGACGTCATCTCCACGGCCTTCGCCGCCCGCCCCGGGGTGCAGGAGGTCCAGGATCAGAAGAAGCTGGTCGGCGATCTGTTCAACCTGCTCAACGGCATGAACTTCGCGGCGCTCGGCGTGATGACGCTGATGCTGATCGTCGCGCTGATGCTGATCGTCAACACGGTGCGGGTGTCGGCGTTCAGCCGCCGCCGGGAGACCGGCATCATGCGATTGGTCGGCGCGTCCAGCTTCTATATCCAGATGCCGTTCATCATGGAGGCCGCCATCGCGGGGCTGCTGGGCGCCGGTTTCGCCTGTGTACTGCTGGTGAGCGGGCAGTACTTCCTGGTCAACAACTGGCTGGTGGACAAGATCGATGTGATCAACTTCATCGGCTGGGACGCGGTGCTGGCGAAGCTGCCGCTGGTGCTCGCGATTGGCCTGCTCATGCCCGCTCTCGCGGCGTTCGTCGCGCTCCGCAAGTACCTCAAGGTGTGA
- the ftsE gene encoding cell division ATP-binding protein FtsE, giving the protein MIRFDNVSKTYPKQTRPALRDVSLEIEKGEFVFLVGSSGSGKSTFLRLLLREERASHGAVHVLGKDLARLSNWKVPQMRRQLGTVFQDFRLLPNKTVGENVAFALEVIGKPRGAIRKTVPEVLDLVGLGGKDDRMPGELSGGEQQRVAIARAFVNRPMLLIADEPTGNLDPQTSVGIMKLLDRINRTGTTVVMATHDQQIVDQMRKRVIELEKGRLVRDQSRGVYGYQH; this is encoded by the coding sequence GTGATCCGATTCGACAACGTATCCAAGACTTACCCCAAGCAGACCCGTCCCGCACTTCGGGATGTCTCGCTCGAGATCGAGAAGGGCGAGTTCGTCTTCCTGGTGGGCTCCTCGGGGTCGGGAAAATCCACTTTCCTCCGGCTGTTGCTCCGCGAGGAGCGCGCCAGCCATGGCGCGGTCCATGTGCTGGGGAAGGATCTCGCGCGGCTGTCCAACTGGAAGGTGCCGCAGATGCGCCGCCAGTTGGGGACCGTCTTCCAGGATTTCCGGCTGCTCCCCAACAAGACGGTCGGCGAGAATGTCGCCTTCGCGCTCGAGGTGATCGGCAAGCCGCGCGGCGCCATTCGGAAAACCGTTCCCGAGGTGCTCGACCTCGTGGGTCTGGGCGGTAAAGACGACCGTATGCCCGGTGAGCTCTCCGGTGGTGAACAGCAGCGGGTGGCCATCGCCCGCGCGTTCGTCAACCGTCCGATGCTGCTGATCGCCGACGAGCCGACGGGAAACCTGGACCCCCAGACCTCCGTCGGCATCATGAAGCTGCTGGACCGGATCAACCGGACCGGCACCACGGTCGTCATGGCCACGCACGACCAGCAGATCGTGGACCAGATGCGCAAGCGCGTGATCGAACTTGAGAAGGGCCGCCTCGTCCGCGACCAGTCCCGCGGCGTTTACGGCTACCAGCACTGA